From Rhodamnia argentea isolate NSW1041297 chromosome 10, ASM2092103v1, whole genome shotgun sequence, a single genomic window includes:
- the LOC115747599 gene encoding uncharacterized protein LOC115747599 — translation MEKSVLDYVLVPAGLLVMLAYHAWLLHRVVKYPNETVIGVNAINRRFWVQAMMEDSPKNGVLAVQTLRNNIMASTLLASTAIMLTSLIGLLMTGGNGDRFAFFVFGDKSPRSFSVKFFAILVCFLIAFLFNVQSVRYYSHGSILVNVPYKKMSPHHRHHQVTADYVAATVNRGSYFWSLGLRAFYFSLPLFLWMFGPVPMFVSCLVLVAMLYSLDVTFDFGWAVVPHHEDDDDVRGGNRDEESG, via the exons ATGGAGAAAAGCGTCCTCGATTACGTCCTGGTCCCGGCGGGCCTGCTCGTGATGCTGGCGTACCACGCCTGGCTGCTCCACCGGGTCGTCAAGTACCCGAACGAGACCGTCATCGGCGTCAACGCCATCAACCGCCGCTTCTGGGTTCAGGCCATGATGGAG GACTCGCCCAAGAACGGAGTGCTGGCGGTGCAGACGCTGCGCAACAACATAATGGCGTCGACCCTCCTGGCCTCGACGGCGATCATGCTCACCTCCCTCATCGGCCTCCTGATGACCGGCGGCAACGGCGACCGGTTCGCCTTCTTCGTCTTCGGCGACAAGAGCCCCCGCAGCTTCTCGGTCAAGTTCTTCGCCATCCTCGTCTGCTTCCTGATCGCCTTCCTTTTCAACGTCCAGTCCGTCCGCTACTACAGCCACGGGAGCATCCTCGTGAACGTGCCCTACAAGAAGATGTCACCCCACCACCGGCACCACCAGGTGACGGCGGACTACGTGGCGGCCACCGTGAACCGGGGGAGCTACTTCTGGTCCCTCGGGCTCCGCGCGTTCTACTTCTCGCTGCCTCTGTTCCTGTGGATGTTCGGGCCGGTCCCGATGTTCGTGAGTTGCCTCGTACTGGTGGCCATGCTCTACTCGCTGGACGTCACCTTCGACTTCGGATGGGCCGTTGTCCCGCACCATGAGGACGACGATGACGTTCGTGGAGGTAACAGAGACGAAGAAAGTGGTTAG